The genomic stretch TAACCAACGGGGGTGGACGGGGATGGTGTAGTTACCTGCAGGGGAGGGGATCCACCAtctctccccctcctcctcccccccccccccccggggcgGCCATGCCATTCTGTTCTCCCTCATCCACCCTCAAAGCTAACATAACTGGCCATCAACCAAGGGGAGAACTAGTAAACCATTAGAAATCAGTTCTAATTAAATACCAAAACCTTAACAATGGTAGAGTTTGATTGTAccttctttttatatatatcaaAGAACAATCTTTGTTTTTTAGTGCCAAGacgaaaaaaaaatgtaacaatCCTGTCTTGAGTATCAGTAATTGACAATACATTTCCTtggtaattttcttctctgttttgtaatgaattattttatatCCTATCTGTAGAACACATATACAACCAACAATGCAAATACAAAAATCACCAAATCCTAACACCCAGCATGCTCTTTCTTCTTAGAATAGTTGATTTTACTGAAACCTATCAAGGTCTGGTCTTTGGTCAAGCTTTTGCATGGTTGAAGGATCAGGAATTGCATCTGGATAGGTAGTCATGATCTTGGCTTTCATGCTTCTGCAAGAATGACATTACTGTAACTAAAACATCAAGAATTGAAACTAACAAGCTCAATGTATTTCTAGGAAAGAGGCCAATGAAATAACCTAGTAAATGATAAATTTGATGAATAATACCGAAAGAAAatgcaaataaaagaaatacaGTGGGATAGTTGCCATTAAGAAGGAACCCACCAGGGAAAACAACGCAAAACCTCCCACCCCCTCCAAAAAAGGGGCAATATAGGACTTCAACATTGTGGAGATCATTTAGTATCTTTAGGGGTTTGGCTATCCATTTCTCTTAACAAGACTCTTGTTAGACCATTCCCTCCTACTAGACTACTAGTATTTCAATCAAGTTTCTGTAATTGATCAGAAAAATATGCACGACAAACTACAAGATGATGGTATACCAAAAGCTAAGATATCCATCTATCCacatccccccacccccccccccccccccccccaaaaaaaaaaaacctaagttaaCAGAAAATGAGTCATTTCTGAGGTGAAGAATCGAAATGCATTAATAGTGATTAAGATTCGGTTGTCACCAGTGTGCTTTATTAACTCATCTAATTCACCTAGTGAATATTATTCAGCAAAAAAGGAACTTTAATGGGAGTAGTTTTTGGCAATCCAGGACCAGCAGGGGCGGTGTTCAGAGATCATATTGGTGATATTCTTATGTCATTCTTGAGTTCCATTGGGAGGGTGGATTCAAACACAGAAAAAATTAAAGCTGTGATCCAGGGGATTCACATTTTCTCTAATTAATCTTGGAATCACCTAACGATTGAAGGAGACTCAGCCTAGCCATGATGGTTATCACAGGAGGGACAGGTTCCCTGGAGGCTGGCAGATCTTCTTATGAGGATAAGACAGCTGTATTCCCAAGGTAACACATCTCATTCTCTCAGGACCTAGATCAGCTAATGCCTTAGCAGAATCTCTAGTCAGGAGTGGGGAATAAAGAAACAATTTGCATATAGGACCATTTCCAACTGTGTATAATAAGACCAGTTTCTGATTCTGTCGTCCTTTGTATATGGCTCCTGAATTTTGGGTAGAACTCAAATCATGGATGTATACATGTATATCCACGGATCCACCTCTATTTTGGACAGTGAGCCTACAAAAGTTATGAtatcctattaaaaaaaaaatagtcagtGAAAAAAGAAGCAAATTCCTCTATTAGGCCCCTCCAAGAAAACAGTTTATATATGCTAGTCTCATTTTCCGATAACTAGTAAAAGAGAACCATTCAACTATTGTGGAATACTGTGTGTACCAGATTGCACCAAGCCCCACTTTTGGAATGGATTGGATTAGAAATAGAAGGGGATTCTGCCAAGGGGTGCAAATCCTCAGTATCAAGTCTCATCAGACACATTTAGATCCTTGGGCCAAGATATGTCCTCTTTCTTATAAATCTGTTATACTAGTATGTACTGCAATAAACTAGTAGCCAAAAATGGTTCTAGCACTACAAATAAACATAAATGACTTCCATCTCGGCCAGCTACATGTCATTGTTTCCCTGTTTCCATTCCTAAATCTAAAGATTACAAAAAGCTGACAAAAAATGCAATAGCAGGAAATAAATTATATGCAGAAACCGATTCCAGTTTAAGAACTACAGACTGTAAGCAAGAAAGAGCTGGGGACTTCAAAAGCCCAGATCAttccacagtttttttttttttttttttggacagtaGCATATAATCAAATGGGTAATCATATGAAGAATGACCTTTTAACTTTTATATTCTACAGATCATTCCTCAGTTTCTTTTTGAATAGTTACAGGAATGAGTACAATTGGTTGGGATACAAATCACTtcttcccctctcccctctgTGGAAGACCTCAAAACTAAGACCAAATACGATTGACAAGCTAGAACAATCAACACATTATACTGTGCTCTATGAAGATTTAATGATGAAAGTCTTTTTTGTTTGCACGCGGATATCATGATACAATAAAAATATGGGTCCACAGTCCCCAGCAGAAGAATGGTTCCTGGATCAAGTACAATTAAATGCCAAAGTAGGTATCAATGTCCCTGAGGAACACCATTAATAGTGACATGTCAACTGGTGTGTAGATTTCACCTCACAGTAGCACAATCCAAAGGGGTTTTATAATCTTTCCATTGTTAGCATGGCCGGCTTACCTTCTgcccttttatattttttgttgcAAATACTGTGTCCATGTATAGCTTAAACTCATGTAAATACTGTGCCATTGAATCTCATAAATAAGATCAATAGTGAACTTCTCTGATAAAAAACGATTTTATCCTTGGCATTGTATCAGAGAGAATTTAAAATCCCAAATCAAGAAGATAAGAACTAAATCTATAAAACCAAGCACGACTCACTTGCTGCCACTGTAAATGGTCTTCAACTTGCAAACATCTCTAGGATGTCAAAATCATGAAATCCAGGCAGCAGTCACATATAGACATCTTCGGACAAATAATTGTGAAGACAGGCATTCTTCGCATCAAGTTGGTGAACTAGAAAATTttgagacaaggcaagagcaaAGGAAACCCGAATGGCCACCGGCTTGACAACAGGAGTAAATGTTTAATCACAATCAAGACCATACTCTTGTGAGCACCCTTTAGCAATTACTTAAGCCTTATAGCACTTGATAGAACAATCAGCTTTCCTATTATCTTGTAGATCCACTTACACCCAATAATGTGCATTTTAGTTGTAGGAGGGAACAACACACCTCTTGAAAAGCTCCAAGAGATTCTCCGAGATCTCGAGGTGCATGGCCGTAACGCCTATTGGGCAGCGGAACtccagaaaagaaaagggggggggggtagatTTATTGAACTAATAGACCCCTATTGtaatattatttataatatgaGCAGATAATTCTGTTTGCATCACCTCACCACCAAGGATCAAGACTAGCTTCTTTAAAAGATGTAGGTTCACTAGGCTCAAGATGAGAAAGAACAGAAAGAGGGAGAGCCAGCCTTACACATATACAAGGCTTTATTGAGCTGAGCCAATTAGTCACTTAAAGATCCGCTGTGGCGTACTTTTTCAAGTCTAACGTTGGCATGTGACACTCTCCTTCGTTGCTTTTTTACACGCTTGCTGGAGAAGGTCAGTGAAGTGCAGAAATGCTGTAATCAGTTAATAGCGGAACTCAGCTGGGACAGCAgatatgaaaaagaaagaagcgaCGTACTCCTACCGCTCCGTGGGCTTCTCTTGTTTTAGCATAGGTCATTTGGTAGTGCCtaaattcaaaatcattttATGCTTGGTTTTCCCAGTTAAGCAAACAAGTATATGGAAGGTGGAGGGGGAGAGGGGAAGAAGCTGAGGACGAAGTAGTAGGTGGAAGAGGTAAAGGAGGAGGAGCTGATGATAGGGAAGGGCATGTGGTAATGGTGTGGTGGAGAGGCTGTGTGCAAAGCGAGAAGGGAAGGCATCGCAGGTGGAGCAGGTGGGATTGGTATTGGACTGAGTGGGGTGGTGGGGTCAATGTTCCAATGTAAGCAATCAAAAAGCAAATAAGAATCAGTAAATGAATGCCCAGGGGAACAACTTAGTGTCTCATAGAAACTGACATGCCAAGATACATAAACACAGGCTGTAGAAAGATCCAAACACTTAATTTCTTAGGCATATGGACATGATCATGAGAAACAGTCCAATTTCTACAACATGACGTTGCTTCCATTCCACCATGGCCTGTGTGAAGGAAGGAAACTTTGATGAAAAACATGCCAAGGTGTTGTTGGAAATGTATCACACTTACAGCAGTGAATTTCAAAACACAAAAATTTGATATAAGATAGAAAGTTGAGCTGTTAATCCTAATACAACAAAGAACAAATGGTGGTTCCTACCTCAGCTTCTGAAATATGTAATCAAGGTCCATCTTCATGGACCTTAAaagaagtgtattctttgatagATCACTAGAAATCTCTGCAAAGCACTGCTCCGAAAAATCATTAAAATGTGATAGGACAGCATTGCTATCCTGTAACCTTCCCAATCTGCAAGAGACAGTTTCACTGTATCAACATTGACACTTCTACTATGAGGCATCATATTTTAAACAACACAAACAtacaggaaaagaaaatttaacaTAATTTTAGAACTTCCAACTACCAGGATTGGAGTAAGAGGTCAGCGAAGTAAAGCTAATCAGAGAAAAACGAAACCAAAGAAATCAATTAACAACAAATACTACCCCACTAAAGGgacctccttcccttctctggAAATGGAGCCATAACTTCAAATCGTGCGTTTACATTCAAAGCAatatttcaggaaaaaaaaattctcggATGGTGGGGATAGCTTCCAGGTGCTTTTCCCATCAAGGACAGTGTCGCAACTGGCAAGAAGAAATGGGAtgcatgggctcattgctaggcATCCTGGATGTCCATTTGGAACACTGAGTTAAACTAAGCAAACCCATTCGCAGTTCCTACGACTAAAAGGAGTAAACCACTAAAATCAGATCCACCcaggtttcctttcttttttttttttttttaaccttcaGAAGGTAATGGAAATCGAATGTTTATAGTTTCTAGCAATCAAACCACACCTAATTTTATGCAGGCCAAGAAACCACATGAAATTAATCTTGCAATGCATCAAAGACTACAGTTTCTTCAACTCTGGTGAACTATATACAGTGGAAGACAGAACCAAAAAGCGATAAGCAATTCTACTTTTGAATGCAATCTAGCAACTTCAAATGATGGAATTAATCCCGAGACGTAGCCTCTAACACTCTATTCAATTATTATCAAACCATTGACATCAAAACCCAACAGAGACCCTAGATCGGAAAGCAGAGAAATGCAGCTTTAGTTTTCATCAAGAACGatggagaaaaaataaaggtttcatcaagaaagagagaaagagagaaagagagaaagagagaaagaaagaaagagagagagattacattAGGTTCTGTAATTGCTTGAGCGTGTCGATATCATTAGCGTTAACTAGTGACTTGAACTGCCGAGAAACCTCTTCAGAAGCGTCTCTGATTGCCTCCCTCTCCGACTGCTCCATCTCCATCGAGAAGTGCAGGTATGGCAGAACCTTAAAGCCAATTTTAAATACTTAGATACTTGGATTGAAAGCAACTAGCATAATGGGTCGAGGGCCAGGGGCCTGGAAACCTCTCCTTGGCCCATCTGGGACTTTCTAACCAAGCCCGTGCCATATCATTTAATCACTTATCTTCTAACCAGCCACTGGTTCTTTCCCCTTTGCTATAGTTGCATTTTTGTTTTCACTTGTTTTCCATATTGTTTACCAAAGTGTGAAACATATAAGTAAGGTCTTAGGTAATGATATTGGTATCGGTACCAGTACCAGTACCCATATCGGTgctgatactgatactgatactgatacagATAGGGATTGGTCGGATTGGACCTTTTGGCTATCAAAATACCAATAACTTTgttttttggaccattttatcCTCTCTTGTACTGAATACTGATTCCATCATTATTGTAtggtatcatattggtattgatatcaaATACCGGCAGCATCGATATGACCAATACAATATCGATACCTTGAACCGTGCATGCATGGTTCTAGGTATCAGTGTCGTATCGGCcatattgtattggtatcggttgagACCGATACTGATATCTGACCAAATCGGTTtaggggtaaaatcataattttcttttattattctataaagtaagggcaaaaatgattgaTCCACACTAATCCAATTCGATCCTGATAACTAAATCTGATATCCAGCAATGGAACTCACCCAGGTCAACAACGATTAAGCTGAAACTTCATGTGGGAGTCAATAACACAGTGTAGTAATTCCAAACAAGATACACCACAAACAGGGATCAGAAGTTCATTGAAATTTTCTGCTACTCATCTTGGTGGTAAGAACAGGTTCCCATATATTACAGTTTGATTCTCCCTACAGGAAGCGATTTCGGGAGTGATATTCTAGGGCTTGAATTGCCTTAGGGAGGACTGCTACTGCCCCAAATCTCAGGCCAAACAGAACTGATTTGATGGATTTGTGAGTTCCCTTCTCAGCTCCAACACTGTCTCCCAttaggagaagatgagaagtaACAGAAtagaaaaacagagaataagaaaaaataatggaaattgCAGGAAGAACAATACAGAAATAGGTGTTGATTAGGAAGGAATCAAACTTCAGTGGAGATGATTGAAAGGAGAAGACGACCTGTAGTAGAGCAACTACTTGAGTTGCACAAGGGAGAAACCAGTCGTGCACAGCACCACCCTTAAGAAATTCCAATTTCATTCAACTCTAATCAATCACCATTGTAGGGCTACATGCAACTAtataaagataaagaaaagactCCTAATAGAAACTACAAAAACAACTCTTCACAAAATAGAATCTAACTACTCAAAGAAAATGCCTTTTATAgttaatcccaaaataaaacataataaagTAAAAGAGAACCATATTTTCCCCTATCAACCCCTTTCGGACCAAAAACCAGTTTTGGGACCAATTCGTATTGGTTTGGGTATCTCGATCGGGTCGTGACGGTGCAGCCATGATAGTACCACTGCATCAAAGACGCTTGCCTTGGgaaaagaacaacaacaactcagacTTATCCCACTAAATGTCAttggccacatggatccttgcctttcaatcagctctattcgaggtcatacaaGGCCTAAGATAAGCATGTATTTTCTTaccacttctcctaaggtcattttaggtctgcccctgaTGGGTAATGCAGTCTTGCTAGACACTATTGCCTCAAGTGTCTTCATTTAGTGCTGAAGAAAAATTCTTTCCATCTCTCCTTAATGTTCTCATCCATTATCAGTACTTTACTATCTTCACTTTTAACAAATGTAACATGGTCAAGATCTCCACTCTTCATTCTCCTCATTTTAGCAATCTTATAGATaactttttccccttcctttgtgCTTAGATTGTAATAAAGATCTTAAAGGCTAGGAAAAAGAACTAATCAACCAAATGGAATGGCTAGATAGTTGGTGATTAGATCATCACATACAATCACTCACTAGAGATCTATATACTAGATGGATGGTGATATCCATGTCGAATTCCAAAACTGGTAACAAAAACCCTGTTCACCAAATATAAAGCCTCACATCATATAAACAAACCACAttgtaaaaagtaaaagatggaAAACTAAATTAATAAAACAACGGCCGAACAACATAAGCCACTTTTATCATGCTGACGCCTGATAGTATCATAGTTATCATGgcgtctaggcgacccaaggcattcAAGAGGGTCCAAAAgcaaggtgacaccaacaagggGACCAAAGcacctggatgcctaggcgttgccttgacaactatggccaaTATATTCCAAACAACATCAAACCATGCCAGCCAACAGTACCCTGAATATGATGAATTGATCATAGTCACTAGCAACAAAAGACAATATAGTCAACCATAAGAATATGCTTCTGTAACCCATGAGGATACACACCCTGTAATGAGAAAACTAAATATTATAGCAATAAGAACCTAATGCATTGTGGGAAATTCAAAGGAGAAGAGGATATGTGAAGCACATATACAAAAGCAACGCACATATGGCTCCCTGCCCCTTCACAATAAGAAGAAAGGTATCTGATAGTTGTTATTGTTATGTTTGTCCCggattcttgacccattttgaggATTAACCCGCTCTGACAAAATTTGGTCGAGTCCCgaatggtttttttgttt from Macadamia integrifolia cultivar HAES 741 chromosome 11, SCU_Mint_v3, whole genome shotgun sequence encodes the following:
- the LOC122092721 gene encoding kxDL motif-containing protein 1-like isoform X1; amino-acid sequence: MEMEQSEREAIRDASEEVSRQFKSLVNANDIDTLKQLQNLILGRLQDSNAVLSHFNDFSEQCFAEISSDLSKNTLLLRSMKMDLDYIFQKLRSMKAKIMTTYPDAIPDPSTMQKLDQRPDLDRFQ
- the LOC122092721 gene encoding kxDL motif-containing protein CG10681-like isoform X2; this encodes MEMEQSEREAIRDASEEVSRQFKSLVNANDIDTLKQLQNLILGRLQDSNAVLSHFNDFSEQCFAEISSDLSKNTLLLRSMKMDLDYIFQKLRPWWNGSNVML